One segment of Anopheles stephensi strain Indian chromosome 3, UCI_ANSTEP_V1.0, whole genome shotgun sequence DNA contains the following:
- the LOC118511808 gene encoding carbonic anhydrase 2 isoform X1 — MSVTWGYTQMNGPQKWPEMFPQARGQRQSPVDIVTSKTQNSGDLQENPLRWTYVPENTRSLVNPGYCWRVDVNGKGSLLTGGPLQKEQFILEQFHCHWGCSDSRGSEHTVDGESFAGELHLVHWNQSKYKSFGEAAGHPDGLAVLGVFLKVGKPHPELDIIARLLPFITHKGDRVTLNKPLDPARLLPEGKAYWTYLGSLTTPPCSESVTWILFKEPIEVSHEQLELFREMRCYDAAEECPCDETLNKQFEYGKVINNFRPPLELGNRQLREVDSY; from the exons gaccacagaaatGGCCGGAAATGTTCCCGCAGGCTCGTGGACAGCGCCAGTCGCCGGTCGATATCGTTACCTCGAAAACCCAAAACTCGGGCGATCTGCAGGAGAACCCACTGCGCTGGACGTACGTGCCGGAGAACACGCGTAGCCTGGTCAATCCGGGCTACTGCTGGCGGGTCGATGTGAACGGCAAGGGTTCGCTGCTGACCGGAGGCCCGCTGCAGAAGGAGCAGTTCATTCTCGAGCAGTTCCACTGCCACTGGGGATGTTCGGATTCGCGCGGTTCCGAGCATACGGTCGATGGGGAATCGTTTGCCGGCGAGCTGCACCTCGTCCACTGGAACCAGAGCAAGTACAAGAGCTTCGGTGAAGCCGCGGGCCATCCGGACGGGTTGGCGGTGTTGGGAGTCTTTCTGAAG GTCGGCAAGCCGCATCCGGAGCTGGATATCATCGCTCGTCTGCTTCCGTTCATCACCCACAAGGGCGATCGC GTTACACTAAACAAACCACTTGATCCGGCCCGTTTGCTGCCGGAGGGCAAGGCGTACTGGACCTACCTGGGATCGCTGACCACGCCTCCGTGCTCGGAGTCTGTCACCTGGATTCTGTTCAAGGAACCGATCGAAGTATCGCACGAGCAGCTGGAACTGTTCCGTGAAATGCGGTGCTACGATGCTGCCGAAGAGTGCCCATGCGATGAAACGCTCAACAAGCAGTTCGAGTACGGCAAGGTCATTAACAACTTCCGTCCACCATTGGAGCTGGGCAACCGGCAGCTGCGTGAAGTCGATAGCTACTAG
- the LOC118511562 gene encoding HEAT repeat-containing protein 3, whose protein sequence is MGKAKKLKLHHNKTNPTGLMDANELIAQGLAESEKSGTPVEAIVEQLQSAVIEEKICGLQSLATICQGEPNVGELVRNDVIRIAASLLVDPDPSVRHATAGALRNLSVISVELCEFMVDQDVLTPLLVLLNRYPSSGQWTPTFDKNMQNQMDEHSDTFLHGVNLLWNLCESTSDALNAFNQSQLLENFVAFLNYNVYGQEIAIAVAQCLLVVSEDNASSWRVLANHGAELVSLLAIQVVDNSTLMLRALAAGIIGNVPVLLSSHTSKVLICVSKTLEMNHRSALGNLTSMLPLEPQKDVVDLEVTDDVVFDEETEAQSHQRRRKADLPSEGELEVRDVGRLLQSQRIAAEILTNICSSDDDWQSEGNENENNEGSDAESVYDYDTNGLNESVENTDKISVEVLEAIKSLALVEKLWQKAQPVAENVYQMLVESEQGTLKKLDAMRISAMLCLHNLCNNISTDDLGGPAAVYNVWIDLGQQVFQGQRNGKLLEASTSLMRAALEHLRKSPELFQQMTENDLQLMLNGVTGCEDIEIRANWLRMLGILGCLLPESHVKVIIDFVLNTCANEPDVWVLAEALDSMMDIFADNDWHSIMHELGMVAKCKQLDRIMREKMKRDKRQLGDRFPAVSTVRTNLSRFCKYLETELKTFKPNMES, encoded by the exons ATGGGGAAGGccaagaaattaaaattacaCCACAATAAAACCAACCCCACCGGGTTGATGGACGCGAATGAGTTGATTGCGCAGGGGCTTGCCGAAAGCGAAAAGTCCGGCACTCCGGTCGAGGCGATCGTGGAGCAGTTACAATCAGCCGTCATAGAGGAGAAAATCTGTGGTTTGCAATCGTTGGCAACCATTTGCCAGGGAGAACCCAATGTGGGAGAGCTGGTACGGAACGATGTGATTCGGATAGCAGCGTCCCTGTTAGTAGATCCAGATCCGAGTGTACGTCATGCCACTGCCGGTGCGTTACGGAACCTGTCGGTGATCAGTGTGGAGCTGTGCGAGTTTATGGTCGATCAGGACGTGTTGACGCCGTTGCTGGTTCTGCTTAACCGCTACCCAAGCAGCGGTCAATGGACGCCCACGTTCGATAAGAACATGCAGAACCAGATGGATGAGCATTCGGACACGTTTCTGCACGGTGTCAATCTGCTGTGGAATTTATGTGAAAGTACTTCCGACGCGTTGAACGCCTTCAATCAGTCGCAGCTGTTGGAGAACTTTGTAGCATTTCTCAACTATAACGTGTATGGGCAAGAGATCG CGATTGCTGTCGCACAATGTCTGCTGGTGGTTTCGGAAGACAATGCCTCATCGTGGCGAGTTCTCGCCAACCATGGTGCAGAGCTAGTATCGCTTCTCGCAATTCAAGTAGTGGATAATTCCACCTTGATGCTGCGTGCCCTGGCTGCCGGTATCATCGGCAATGTTCCGGTGCTGTTGAGCAGTCACACAAGCAAAGTGTTGATCTGCGTTTCCAAAACGCTCGAGATGAACCATCGTTCGGCATTGGGTAATTTGACCAGTATGCTACCCTTAGAACCACAGAAAGATGTGGTAGATTTGGAGGTTACCGATGACGTTGTTTTCGACGAGGAAACTGAAGCTCAGTCACATCAGCGCCGAAGAAAGGCCGATTTACCTTCCGAGGGTGAACTGGAAGTGCGTGACGTGGGACGGCTGTTGCAATCGCAGCGTATTGCGGCCGAAATATTGACAAATATTTGCTCCTCTGACGATGACTGGCAGAGTGAAGgtaacgagaacgagaacaaTGAAGGGTCGGACGCGGAGAGCGTGTACGATTACGATACGAATGGGCTGAACGAAAGCGTCGAAAATACGGACAAAATATCGGTCGAGGTGCTGGAAGCTATCAAGTCACTCGCGCTGGTGGAGAAGCTGTGGCAGAAAGCGCAACCGGTCGCGGAGAACGTGTACCAAATGCTGGTCGAGTCGGAGCAAGGTACCTTGAAAAAGTTGGACGCAATGCGGATCTCGGCCATGCTCTGTCTTCACAATCTGTGCAACAACATTTCTACGGACGATCTGGGCGGACCGGCAGCCGTTTACAATGTGTGGATTGACCTAGGGCAGCAAGTATTCCAGGGCCAGCGTAACGGTAAGCTGCTGGAAGCATCGACATCGCTGATGCGAGCCGCCCTGGAGCACTTGCGCAAGAGCCCGGAACTATTCCAGCAGATGACGGAGAACGATTTGCAGCTCATGCTGAACGGTGTGACGGGATGCGAAGATATAGAGATCCGTGCAAACTGGCTGCGAATGCTGGGCATTTTGGGCTGTTTGCTACCGGAATCGCACGTGAAGGTGATCATCGATTTCGTGCTGAACACTTGCGCCAACGAACCGGACGTTTGGGTGTTGGCAGAGGCACTCGATTCAATGATGGACATTTTTGCTGACAACGATTGGCACTCGATAATGCACGAGCTGGGCATGGTCGCGAAGTGTAAGCAGTTGGATCGCATCATGCGCGAGAAAATGAAGCGAGACAAGCGTCAACTGGGCGATCGGTTTCCCGCTGTTTCTACGGTACGTACAAATTTGAGTCGGTTTTGCAAATACCTAGAGACGGAACTGAAAACCTTCAAGCCAAACATGGAATCGTAG
- the LOC118511561 gene encoding uncharacterized protein LOC118511561, with product MTNLARHYPGDAFGSGSSIHDYPEHLNPFYEDENHKRLRFWDRKSHRRGSLSSLRDGFRELWQYSSNRFGKKRSSTLGINKTSESPPPLRRDTYDLDAVAGTSSGYRNTVNAPGYGTTRESQSYTTTPLFVRHTRYRSSLQDYQKDNGNDEIGFMRNDRYRSTIQNGFATYNSGMVTSMPRKKQAPPKPYGTTPRVPQQYNNVNPFDVDLEPEGDTLSTVSVDSSYSNTLRSHTSGTRTRTKRRAPPPPPVAVKPANRIVSTPEEPAAEDAQNEDLRNLTAEIESFVRISTVNGDATAKETSTVRSDVNAEPRVQLPHDVNNNSAPAEIPTTISTIENELVGANSNVETTIAKESTEVKKIINTEQQLTTQKESNEVLAIDDTKPAVVHSASAITVDTVASVPAETSPTPSPRKKVEKTQPEVRPEEPQQVTASRAELDFEHLALPATPVPIRRTNRENREKYITQSVTTTAGKVTNDKPAVPKSIPPTDPIDDEGPTTTIIVDNLQYKHKVAPIHTEISSKIESARMKISESTGNIPTVASENNTNERRRSVKDIIESINKSQSMLKVNHDPSSTSNGGLHETQSTDSMVRNIRELNEREKEIQNLLQDIDARYGMSSAPVTGDAGGEHVMVPGRGSYYDNVTDDNLNDNLDDKNNMYAASGFRIKKSPTKTVIIAEGGDDQQFQDCINWNPLPKPRRSHILVEDGADAEKSVAIPGAPSS from the exons ATGACCAATCTCGCCCGGCATTACCCGGGGGACGCTTTCGGATCCGGTAGCTCCATCCACGACTATCCAGAGCATCTGAATCCCTTCTACGAGGATGAAAATCACAAACGGCTACGGTTCTGGGATCGTAAGTCACATCGGCGCGGCAGCCTGTCCAGCTTGCGCGACGGATTCCGCGAGTTGTG GCAATACTCATCAAACCGTTTCGGAAAGAAACGCTCTTCGACGCTGGGGATAAACAAAACTTCCGAAAGCCCGCCGCCACTGAGAAGGGATACGTACGATCTCGACGCCGTCGCCGGTACCAGTAGCGGGTATCGCAACACGGTGAATGCTCCCGGCTATGGAACGACACGCGAAAGCCAATCCTACACCACGACACCTCTGTTCGTGCGGCACACGCGCTACCGCAGCTCCTTGCAAGACTATCAAAAG GACAACGGCAACGATGAAATTGGATTTATGAGGAATGATCGCTACCGAAGCACGATTCAGAATGGGTTCGCCACGTACAACTCGGGCATGGTTACGTCTATGCCGAGAAAAAAGCAAGCTCCTCCCAAACCGTACGG TACTACGCCACGAGTACCGCAGCAGTACAACAACGTCAATCCTTTCGATGTCGATTTGGAACCGGAAGGGGATACTTTGTCCACCGTTAGCGTGGACAGTAGTTACAGCAACACTCTGCGATCGCACACTTCTGGAACCAGAACTCGCACCAAACGACGagcaccaccacctcctccgGTGGCTGTT AAACCTGCAAACCGTATCGTTTCTACCCCCGAGGAACCAGCTGCCGAGGATGCTCAGAACGAGGATCTCCGCAATCTTACCGCTGAGATTGAAAGCTTTGTGCGCATCTCCACGGTAAACGGCGATGCCACTGCGAAGGAAACTTCCACCGTCCGATCGGATGTAAACGCGGAACCTCGAGTGCAGCTACCGCACGATGTAAATAATAATAGCGCACCGGCTGAGATTCCCACAACGATATCCACGATAGAGAATGAACTTGTGGGAGCAAACAGTAATGTGGAAACCACAATTGCTAAAGAATCTACGGAGGTTAAGAAAATTATCAACACCGAACAGCAACTAACtacacaaaaagaaagcaatgAGGTACTAGCGATCGACGACACGAAACCGGCGGTGGTACACTCTGCCTCCGCGATTACCGTAGACACGGTTGCCTCCGTTCCGGCAGAAACGAGTCCGACGCCATCGCCCAGGAAAAAGGTTGAGAAAACGCAACCGGAAGTTCGTCCGGAAGAACCACAGCAAGTTACAGCATCTAGGGCAGAACTCGATTTCGAACATCTGGCTCTACCGGCTACCCCCGTTCCAATACGAAGAACGAATCGTGAAAACCGGGAGAAGTACATTACCCAATCTGTTACTACCACTGCAGGCAAGGTGACGAACGATAAACCTGCCGTCCCGAAATCGATTCCGCCCACCGACCCGATCGATGACGAAggaccgacgacgacgattatAGTGGATAACTTGCAGTACAAGCATAAGGTGGCTCCGATTCATACCGAAATCAGCAGCAAGATCGAATCCGCACGCATGAAGATCAGTGAATCGACCGGCAACATACCGACGGTGGCGAGCGAGAACAACACCAACGAAAGGCGCCGCTCGGTTAAAGACATTATAGAGTCCATCAACAAGAGTCAGAGCATGCTCAAGGTTAACCACGATCCGTCGTCAACTAGCAATGGCGGCCTGCACGAAACGCAATCGACCGACAGCATGGTGCGAAACATACGCGAGCTTAACGAACGCGAAAAGGAGATCCAGAACCTGCTGCAGGATATTGATGCACGTTACGGGATGAGCAGTGCACCGGTCACAGGGGATGCAGGGGGCGAGCATGTAATGGTTCCGGGTCGGGGTTCGTACTACGACAACGTCACGGATGACAACCTGAACGACAATCTGGACGACAAAAACAACATGTACGCTGCGTCGGGCTTTCGAATTAAGAAAAGTCCTACCAAAACGGTAATCATTGCGGAGGGTGGCGATGATCAACAGTTTCAAGATTGCATCAATTGGAACCCACTACCAAAGCCTAGACGTAGCCATATTTTGGTAGAAGATGGAGCGGATGCCGAAAAGTCCGTAGCGATCCCTGGCGCACCCTCCTCCTAA